One stretch of Roseovarius mucosus DNA includes these proteins:
- a CDS encoding TRAP transporter large permease, which produces MHAIFFGSLVALLLVGVPVFVVLLLPVMVALETTTSTPPVLIIQRLFSGIDKFPLMAIPFFIFAGNIMAQGGISKRLIRLANALVRPLLGGLGITTVTSSMFFSAISGSSPATVIAVGKIMLPAMEKEGYKRWFSIGLLMSSGSMGIIIPPSIFMIVYGAVTGVSIGALFLAGVGAGLVYGVAFIGVCVLYARATGMAREARWDTTEILTAARGCFWGLATPFIILGGIYGGIFTPTEAAAVAVIYAVLVSALIYREMTLSDILDSAVDSAITTAQVMIIIAAASAFAWYLTTSGVASGLTGLLAGIGNNPIYVLLTINCLILLAGMVLDPNSIIIILVPFIVPVAVAAGIDPIHLGIVLAVNAAIGMFTPPFGLNLFVSGALGVSFNEAIKGALPFILVGLIALFLITYVPITSLWLPAQFYPNISTTF; this is translated from the coding sequence ATGCACGCCATTTTCTTTGGATCCCTCGTTGCTCTGCTTCTTGTGGGTGTTCCCGTCTTTGTCGTGTTGCTGTTGCCTGTGATGGTGGCGCTGGAAACCACGACTTCGACTCCGCCTGTGCTCATCATTCAGCGATTGTTTTCCGGCATTGATAAGTTTCCGCTGATGGCGATCCCGTTTTTCATCTTTGCGGGCAATATCATGGCGCAGGGCGGAATTTCCAAGCGCCTGATAAGATTGGCAAATGCCTTGGTGCGCCCGTTGCTGGGCGGATTGGGGATCACAACTGTTACAAGTTCGATGTTCTTTTCCGCGATCTCGGGCTCTAGCCCCGCAACCGTGATCGCGGTGGGCAAGATCATGCTGCCTGCCATGGAAAAGGAAGGATACAAACGCTGGTTTTCCATCGGCCTGCTGATGAGCTCCGGATCCATGGGCATCATTATCCCGCCGTCGATTTTCATGATCGTCTATGGCGCGGTCACGGGCGTGTCGATCGGGGCACTGTTTCTGGCGGGCGTAGGCGCAGGATTGGTCTATGGTGTGGCGTTCATCGGCGTTTGCGTTTTGTACGCAAGGGCCACAGGCATGGCCCGCGAGGCGCGCTGGGACACGACCGAGATACTCACTGCGGCGCGTGGATGTTTCTGGGGCCTTGCCACGCCGTTCATCATTCTCGGGGGCATCTATGGGGGCATATTCACCCCGACAGAAGCGGCGGCAGTCGCGGTGATCTATGCCGTCTTGGTTTCGGCCTTGATCTACCGCGAAATGACCCTGTCCGACATTCTTGATTCAGCAGTCGACAGTGCGATCACGACGGCGCAAGTCATGATCATTATCGCTGCGGCCTCAGCCTTTGCTTGGTATCTGACGACCTCGGGCGTCGCCAGCGGACTTACAGGCTTGCTGGCGGGTATCGGCAATAACCCGATTTACGTTCTATTGACGATCAACTGCCTCATTCTTTTGGCTGGCATGGTCCTTGATCCGAATTCGATCATCATCATCCTTGTGCCGTTCATCGTACCCGTGGCCGTTGCGGCGGGTATTGATCCCATTCATCTGGGCATCGTTCTTGCGGTCAACGCGGCAATCGGCATGTTCACGCCGCCCTTTGGGCTGAACCTCTTTGTTTCGGGGGCGCTTGGCGTGAGTTTCAACGAAGCCATAAAGGGCGCGTTGCCTTTCATTCTGGTCGGATTGATCGCCCTGTTCCTGATCACCTATGTACCGATCACGTCGCTCTGGCTGCCTGCGCAGTTCTACCCGAATATCTCAACAACCTTCTAA
- a CDS encoding amino acid ABC transporter ATP-binding protein: MIEMKNVSKWYGDFKVLTDCTTKVAKGEVVVVCGPSGSGKSTLIKCVNGLEPVQEGRIVVDGAEVTGSGAKLTKLRAKIGMVFQHFELYPHMSVRDNLCLAQEKVLGRTRKEAEARSETLLTRVGMIDHVAKYPGQLSGGQQQRVAIARALAMDPIAMLFDEPTSALDPEMIKEVLDVMVGLARDDGMTMMVVTHEMGFARKVADRVVFMDAGAIVEDRPTKEFFDAPESERAQDFLSKILQN, from the coding sequence ATGATCGAAATGAAAAATGTGAGCAAGTGGTACGGGGACTTCAAGGTTCTCACCGATTGCACGACAAAAGTTGCAAAGGGCGAGGTCGTTGTGGTCTGTGGGCCCTCTGGCTCGGGAAAATCCACCCTGATCAAATGTGTGAACGGGCTTGAGCCGGTTCAGGAGGGGCGGATCGTCGTGGATGGCGCCGAAGTGACAGGCAGCGGAGCAAAACTGACCAAGCTGCGCGCCAAGATCGGCATGGTGTTTCAGCATTTCGAACTTTATCCCCATATGAGCGTGCGCGATAATCTGTGCCTTGCGCAGGAAAAGGTTTTGGGCCGGACCCGCAAAGAGGCAGAGGCGAGATCCGAGACGCTCTTGACGCGCGTGGGAATGATTGACCACGTCGCCAAATATCCCGGTCAGTTGTCGGGCGGTCAGCAACAGCGCGTCGCCATTGCACGTGCCCTTGCCATGGACCCGATCGCGATGCTCTTTGATGAACCGACATCCGCGCTTGATCCCGAGATGATCAAAGAGGTTCTCGACGTTATGGTGGGACTGGCCCGTGACGACGGCATGACCATGATGGTAGTCACCCATGAGATGGGCTTTGCGCGCAAGGTCGCGGACCGTGTCGTCTTCATGGATGCGGGGGCCATCGTAGAGGATCGCCCAACGAAAGAATTCTTTGACGCGCCCGAAAGTGAACGCGCACAGGACTTTCTGTCAAAAATCCTGCAAAACTGA
- a CDS encoding amino acid ABC transporter permease — MNYNWNWSVLWEPEYFGWLLSGLGWTVSVALCAWVIAIVVGSLVGVGRTLPNKVVSTLCTTYVELFRNVPLLVQMFIWYFAVPEMLPEDAGRWMKRDMPQPEFVTAVVALGLYTASRVAEQVRAGIEAVPSGLKSAATAQGMGVAQVYRYVLLPISFRLIVPPMTSEFLTVFKNSSLALTIGLLELTAQSQQIAEYTFQSFEAYTAATVIYVFIALCATIVMTVLERYTRIPGYVGKGN; from the coding sequence ATGAACTATAACTGGAACTGGAGCGTTCTTTGGGAACCGGAATACTTCGGCTGGCTCCTGAGTGGCCTTGGCTGGACCGTGTCCGTAGCGCTCTGTGCTTGGGTGATCGCGATAGTCGTGGGATCGCTGGTGGGCGTAGGCCGAACCCTGCCCAATAAAGTGGTAAGCACACTCTGCACCACCTATGTCGAACTGTTTCGCAACGTTCCGCTGCTGGTGCAGATGTTCATCTGGTATTTCGCCGTCCCCGAGATGTTGCCCGAGGATGCCGGGCGCTGGATGAAGCGCGACATGCCACAACCCGAGTTTGTCACGGCAGTTGTGGCCTTGGGCCTCTATACCGCAAGCCGCGTGGCAGAACAGGTGCGTGCCGGGATTGAGGCGGTGCCATCGGGCCTCAAATCAGCGGCAACCGCACAGGGTATGGGCGTGGCGCAGGTGTACCGATACGTTCTTTTGCCGATTTCTTTCCGCCTGATCGTGCCGCCAATGACATCGGAATTCCTGACCGTCTTCAAGAACTCATCGCTCGCGCTGACCATCGGGCTGCTCGAACTGACGGCGCAAAGCCAGCAGATCGCAGAATACACATTCCAGAGTTTCGAGGCCTATACGGCAGCCACCGTCATCTACGTGTTCATCGCGCTCTGCGCCACAATCGTCATGACTGTCCTGGAACGCTACACGCGCATTCCGGGCTATGTTGGCAAGGGGAACTGA
- a CDS encoding amino acid ABC transporter permease — translation MGDFDFDVILNNLPFLWQGLQLSLWLTFLAVLGGIALGTLLALARLSGIKPLAIFAAAYVNLIRSVPLILVIFWFYFLVPLALGRPIGGFYSALIAFVMFEAAYYSEIMRAGIQSVRTGQVHAGQATGLGYWQIQRYIVLPQAFRNMIPILVTQGIILFQDTSLVFVVSLRDLMTASSIVARTEGRLVEMYLFAALVYFVICFSGSLFVRRLQARMTT, via the coding sequence ATGGGCGATTTTGATTTCGACGTCATCCTGAACAACCTGCCGTTCCTCTGGCAGGGGTTGCAGCTCAGCTTATGGCTTACCTTTCTTGCGGTTTTGGGCGGTATCGCTTTGGGCACTTTGCTCGCGCTGGCGCGGCTCTCGGGGATCAAGCCGTTGGCGATATTCGCTGCGGCCTATGTAAACCTGATCCGGTCCGTGCCCTTGATCCTTGTGATTTTCTGGTTCTACTTCCTTGTGCCTTTGGCGCTTGGCCGGCCCATCGGCGGCTTCTATTCGGCGCTCATCGCCTTCGTGATGTTCGAGGCCGCCTATTATTCCGAGATCATGCGCGCCGGTATTCAAAGCGTTCGGACGGGTCAGGTGCACGCGGGACAGGCCACTGGTCTCGGCTACTGGCAGATTCAGCGCTACATCGTGCTGCCGCAGGCATTCCGCAACATGATCCCAATCCTTGTGACACAGGGAATCATCCTGTTTCAGGATACCTCATTGGTCTTTGTCGTATCGCTTCGCGACCTGATGACCGCCTCTTCCATCGTGGCCCGAACCGAGGGCCGCCTCGTTGAAATGTATCTCTTTGCCGCGCTCGTTTACTTCGTGATCTGTTTTTCAGGTTCGCTGTTCGTGCGTCGGCTTCAAGCGCGGATGACGACATGA
- a CDS encoding TRAP transporter substrate-binding protein has product MNKRKITIGCLTALVLSMTSTVALAEVIKFHHDLPDTSAQHKGAVKFKELVEAASNGAYEVEIYANNALGDDVEVAQQMQFGAVQAAPIPTAKLANFSPSLQLIDLPFLFPSVEATYALLDSEEVGGAMLKSLEESGFVGAKFWESGFKQLTCNHLVSKPEDYVGRNVRVMESPLLIAQFEALGATAIPVAFSETYTALQQGVVECQENPIVSINSMKFYEVQDYMMLSNHGYIGTAFIFSKVWFDAQAPEMQDILMTAAREAGDYQRQVSAEDNGRLLQEIIDAGTTEVVEMTPEQLALFAEAMQPVHEKFADRIGSDLLEAAYAEINSFSK; this is encoded by the coding sequence ATGAATAAGAGAAAGATTACAATTGGTTGCCTTACTGCACTTGTGCTGAGTATGACATCGACTGTCGCTCTCGCAGAGGTCATCAAGTTTCACCATGACCTGCCAGACACCTCGGCACAGCACAAAGGTGCTGTAAAATTCAAAGAGCTTGTAGAGGCCGCATCGAACGGGGCCTATGAGGTTGAAATCTATGCCAACAACGCGCTTGGCGACGATGTTGAGGTTGCGCAGCAAATGCAATTTGGTGCGGTACAGGCTGCGCCCATTCCCACTGCCAAGCTTGCGAACTTTAGCCCGTCATTGCAGTTGATCGACCTGCCTTTCCTCTTTCCGTCAGTCGAGGCGACCTATGCGCTGCTCGATTCAGAAGAGGTTGGCGGCGCGATGCTCAAATCGCTTGAAGAGTCGGGTTTCGTGGGCGCAAAATTCTGGGAATCGGGATTTAAACAGCTGACCTGCAACCATCTCGTCAGCAAACCCGAAGACTATGTTGGGCGCAACGTCCGCGTGATGGAAAGCCCGCTTCTGATCGCTCAGTTTGAAGCCTTGGGTGCAACGGCCATCCCCGTGGCCTTTTCCGAAACCTACACGGCGCTTCAGCAGGGCGTGGTAGAGTGCCAAGAGAATCCGATCGTATCAATCAACTCGATGAAGTTCTACGAAGTGCAGGACTACATGATGTTGTCGAACCACGGCTATATCGGGACCGCGTTCATCTTTTCCAAGGTGTGGTTCGATGCGCAGGCCCCCGAAATGCAAGACATACTGATGACCGCCGCGCGTGAGGCCGGCGATTACCAACGCCAGGTTTCGGCAGAGGACAATGGGCGCCTGCTTCAGGAAATCATTGATGCGGGCACCACCGAAGTGGTCGAAATGACACCGGAACAATTGGCCCTCTTCGCAGAGGCCATGCAGCCGGTACACGAGAAATTCGCAGACCGTATCGGCAGTGATCTACTCGAGGCGGCTTATGCCGAGATCAACTCCTTCTCCAAGTGA
- a CDS encoding amidase, with product MLPTCDPFIARFDSPLKGQSPSGALAGLRVGVKDGFDIAGHVTGAGCPEWGQFHGAATATSPVVQVLLDAGAELIGKTQMDELAYSLMGVNARYGTPLNPAAQDRVPGGSSSGSAASVAAGLVDIGLGSDTGGSVRLPASFCGVYGWRPTHGLMSGDSLVPLAPSYDTPGFFTRDLMTMATVASVFQDAPVTVKPIKFWLPSDLWSLAESGVSAALRDALPVVDHRSDPVLPDGDLSDWLGAFRIHQGYEIWQTLGPWITQNQPDFGPGIRERFETASRITRQDFDRAVEKRCAIREHLEKAIDPATILVFPTSPGAAPLRSTQQSDLELFRNAALTMLCVAGHAGLPQISIPLATYTGAPVGLSLAGARGADHLLIKTAQIFEPKPQDRA from the coding sequence ATGTTGCCGACATGCGACCCATTCATAGCGAGATTTGACAGCCCGCTGAAAGGACAAAGCCCTTCTGGCGCACTTGCAGGCTTGCGCGTTGGCGTCAAAGACGGGTTTGACATTGCAGGGCATGTAACCGGGGCTGGATGCCCAGAGTGGGGCCAGTTCCACGGCGCAGCGACCGCGACCTCTCCTGTCGTGCAGGTTTTGCTGGATGCGGGCGCAGAGCTTATCGGCAAAACCCAGATGGATGAGCTGGCCTATAGTCTGATGGGGGTGAATGCGCGCTATGGTACGCCCTTGAATCCCGCTGCTCAGGACCGCGTACCGGGGGGGTCCTCCTCTGGCTCGGCGGCCAGTGTGGCTGCCGGGTTGGTGGATATCGGCCTTGGAAGTGACACCGGAGGTTCCGTTCGTTTGCCTGCATCCTTTTGTGGCGTTTACGGCTGGCGGCCAACCCATGGGCTTATGTCTGGGGACAGTCTTGTGCCATTGGCACCCAGCTACGATACACCCGGCTTTTTTACGCGTGATCTGATGACCATGGCGACTGTCGCTTCTGTTTTTCAGGATGCGCCTGTGACGGTGAAGCCGATCAAGTTTTGGTTGCCCTCAGACCTGTGGTCTTTGGCTGAGAGCGGCGTTTCTGCGGCCCTGCGCGATGCACTTCCCGTGGTTGATCATCGCTCAGACCCAGTTTTGCCAGACGGGGATCTAAGCGACTGGTTAGGGGCGTTCCGTATCCATCAAGGCTATGAAATCTGGCAAACGCTTGGCCCTTGGATCACGCAAAACCAACCTGATTTTGGTCCGGGGATACGAGAGCGGTTTGAAACCGCGAGCCGGATCACACGCCAAGACTTTGATCGCGCGGTTGAAAAGCGCTGCGCCATCCGTGAACATCTTGAAAAGGCGATTGATCCCGCAACGATCCTTGTTTTCCCAACCTCGCCGGGTGCTGCCCCGCTGCGATCAACCCAACAGAGCGATCTGGAATTGTTCCGCAATGCCGCTTTGACCATGCTCTGCGTTGCAGGGCATGCGGGTTTGCCACAGATCAGCATCCCGCTCGCGACCTATACCGGGGCGCCGGTTGGGCTGTCTCTGGCAGGGGCGAGGGGGGCGGATCATCTTCTCATCAAGACAGCGCAGATCTTTGAACCAAAGCCACAGGATCGCGCATGA
- a CDS encoding TRAP transporter small permease, whose protein sequence is MLKWLTRIDATLTFLERTSVALLLLVAVIILVADVALRAFFGVALAWAAELTRYSIVWLVFIGGAIGARSGAHISIDVLGAILPPGMAHRLAQIAALIAAGTTAMLAWYGWTLVSQMKQFGQTSASLEWPMWVVYLAIPTGCTLMSVRFVQNALLLSKDARRLTAAQSTA, encoded by the coding sequence ATGCTGAAATGGCTGACACGGATCGACGCCACGCTGACATTTCTGGAACGTACCTCAGTCGCACTTCTACTGCTGGTTGCCGTTATAATCTTGGTCGCAGACGTTGCATTGCGTGCGTTCTTTGGTGTCGCGCTCGCTTGGGCGGCTGAGTTGACCCGTTATTCCATCGTCTGGCTTGTGTTTATCGGCGGGGCGATTGGGGCCCGCTCTGGGGCGCATATCTCGATTGATGTGCTGGGGGCTATTTTGCCGCCCGGCATGGCGCATCGTTTGGCACAGATCGCAGCGCTGATTGCCGCTGGCACCACGGCGATGCTGGCCTGGTATGGCTGGACCCTTGTCAGCCAGATGAAACAGTTTGGCCAAACATCCGCGTCGCTCGAATGGCCCATGTGGGTTGTCTACCTCGCCATTCCGACGGGGTGCACGCTCATGTCGGTGCGGTTTGTCCAGAACGCCTTGTTACTGTCAAAAGATGCGCGCCGTCTGACGGCTGCTCAAAGTACAGCCTAA
- the hpxZ gene encoding oxalurate catabolism protein HpxZ yields MTELSYINRPEVHAEVTEVFYRYETALVTNDVETLDALFWSSDHTIRLGASENLFGQDEILAFRKARPGVGLARSLLRVVVTTFGDDCATTNAIFTRAGWPASRTGRQSQTLIKLPEVGWQIVSAHVSIVDLE; encoded by the coding sequence ATGACCGAGCTGAGCTATATCAACCGCCCAGAGGTGCACGCCGAAGTGACAGAGGTTTTCTATCGCTACGAGACGGCCCTTGTGACAAATGATGTAGAGACGCTTGATGCCTTGTTTTGGTCCAGTGATCACACGATCCGGCTGGGTGCCTCTGAAAATCTGTTCGGGCAGGATGAAATTCTTGCATTCCGAAAGGCGCGGCCGGGTGTGGGCCTTGCGCGCAGTCTTCTGCGCGTGGTCGTCACAACCTTTGGCGATGATTGTGCCACAACGAACGCGATATTCACCCGCGCGGGATGGCCTGCGTCCCGAACGGGACGGCAGAGCCAGACTCTGATCAAGCTTCCTGAAGTGGGCTGGCAAATTGTCTCAGCCCATGTGTCCATCGTCGATCTTGAGTAG